The proteins below come from a single Triticum aestivum cultivar Chinese Spring chromosome 5D, IWGSC CS RefSeq v2.1, whole genome shotgun sequence genomic window:
- the LOC123120058 gene encoding probable L-ascorbate peroxidase 6, chloroplastic/mitochondrial — protein MAVHHLLRRGISGGSPLHPLRGLLLVSQELGWRQASSAAAGDAVAELRGAREDVKQLLKEKSCHPILVRLGWHDAGTYDKNISEWPQCGGANGSLRFEIELKHAANAGLVNALKLIQAIKDKYAGVTYADLFQLASATAVEEAGGPKIPMIYGRVDVSAPDQCPPEGRLPAAGPPSPAEHLREVFYRMGLNDKEIVALSGAHTLGRSRPERSGWGKPETKYTKNGPGAPGGQSWTSQWLKFDNSYFKDVKERRDEDLLVLPTDAVLFEDSSFKIYAEKYAEDQDTFFEDYAEAHAKLSNLGSKFDPPKGVSLD, from the exons ATGGCcgtccaccacctcctccgccgcgGGATCTCTGGTGGGTCTCCCCTCCACCCTCTGCGCGGCCTCCTCCTCGTATCGCAG GAGCTCGGGTGGCGTcaggcgagctcggcggcggcgggggacgCAGTGGCTGAGCTGAGGGGCGCGCGGGAGGACGTCAAGCAGCTGCTGAAGGAGAAGTCCTGCCATCCCATCCTG GTTCGCTTGGGTTGGCATGATGCTGGTACTTACGACAAGAACATTAGTGAGTGGCCCCAGTGTGGTGGAGCTAATGGTAGCTTGAGGTTTGAAATTGAGTTAAAACATGCGGCTAATGCTG GTCTTGTGAATGCTTTGAAGCTTATTCAAGCCATCAAGGACAAATATGCAGGTGTTACTTATGCGGATCTGTTTCAGCTTGCCAGTGCTACAGCTGTCGAG GAAGCTGGTGGCCCCAAAATCCCCATGATCTATGGAAGGGTTGATGTTTCTGCCCCTGATCAATGCCCACCAGAGGGGAGACTCCCTG CTGCTGGTCCGCCTTCACCTGCTGAACATTTGCGAGAAGTATTCTACAGAATGGGCCTGAATGACAAG GAAATTGTTGCATTGTCAGGAGCACACACACTTGGACGATCAAGACCAGAGCGCAGCGGCTGGGGTAAACCTGAAACGAAATACACT AAAAATGGACCTGGTGCACCTGGGGGGCAATCTTGGACATCACAGTGGCTCAAGTTTGATAACAGCTATTTCAAG GATGTCAAAGAACGACGAGACGAGGACCTTCTAGTTCTGCCTACTGATGCTGTGCTCTTTGAGGATTCATCATTCAAG ATTTATGCTGAAAAGTATGCTGAGGACCAGGATACATTTTTTGAAGACTATGCTGAAGCTCATGCTAAATTGAGCAATCTTGGGTCTAAGTTTGACCCTCCTAAG GGTGTATCACTAGACTAG
- the LOC123120057 gene encoding aldehyde dehydrogenase family 3 member H1, protein MVESRAAAVQELRARFAAGQTRPAEWRAAQLRGVLRMATEMEAEICDALHADLGKPKTEAHVHELSLIKSSCLFALKNLKKWMKPQKVPAKLMNFPSTARITPEPLGLVLVISAWNYPLLLSLDPVIGAIAAGNAVALKPSEGAPAMSSLLAELLPRFVDGTCIKVIEGGVKETTALLNQKWDKIFYTGNSRVGRVVMAAAAKHLTPAVLELGGKCPVVVDSNVDLHIAAKRIAAGKWGCNNGQACIAPDFIITTQAFAPKLLESLKKVLEKFYGKDPLLSADLSRVVNASHFGRLKGLMDEEMVSDIVFGGQRDEQQLKIAPTIFLDVPLDSAIMKEEIFGPLLPILTVDKIHESFGLINSMAKPLAAYLFTRDSELQNQFEGAISAGGMLFNDTSIHLTNPYLPFGGVGESGTGAYHGKFSFDAFSHRKAVMNRGFAGEARARYPPYSAPKLKILKGVLEGKLGDMIQAILGFPRGK, encoded by the exons ATGGTGGAGTCCCGGGCGGCGGCTGTGCAGGAGCTCCGGGCGAGGTTCGCGGCGGGGCAGACGCGGCCGGCGGAGTGGCGGGCGGCGCAGCTGCGAGGGGTTCTGCGGATGGccacggagatggaggcggagaTATGCGACGCCCTCCACGCCGACCTCGGCAAGCCCAAGACCGAAGCACACGTCCATGAG CTATCTCTGATCAAGTCGTCGTGCTTGTTTGCCTTGAAGAATCTCAAGAAATGGATGAAACCCCAGAAG GTTCCTGCAAAGCTCATGAATTTCCCCTCGACGGCGAGGATTACGCCAGAGCCCCTCGGCCTCGTGCTCGTCATCTCCGCCTGGAACTACCCTCTCT TGCTGTCCCTGGACCCGGTCATCGGTGCGATCGCCGCCGGCAACGCCGTTGCGCTGAAGCCGTCTGAGGGGGCACCAGCCATGTCGTCGCTGCTGGCCGAGCTGCTGCCGCGGTTCGTGGACGGCACCTGCATCAAGGTCATCGAGGGCGGCGTCAAGGAGACCACCGCGCTCCTAAACCAGAAGTGGGACAAAATCTTCTACACAG GCAACAGTAGAGTCGGACGCGTCGTGATGGCCGCAGCGGCCAAGCATCTGACGCCGGCCGTCTTGGAGCTCGGTGGCAAATGCCCGGTGGTTGTCGATTCAAACGTCGATCTCCAC ATTGCTGCCAAGAGGATCGCTGCTGGCAAGTGGGGTTGCAACAATGGCCAGGCCTGCATTGCTCCTGATTTCATCATCACCACACAGGCTTTTGCCCCAAAGCTG CTCGAGTCTTTGAAGAAAGTTTTGGAGAAGTTCTACGGGAAGGATCCACTACTATCAGCGGACTTGTCCCGCGTCGTGAATGCCAGCCATTTTGGCAGGCTCAAGGGCTTGATGGACGAAGAGATGGTCTCCGATATCGTGTTCGGCGGGCAGAGGGATGAACAGCAGCT GAAGATCGCCCCTACAATATTCCTAGATGTCCCTCTCGATTCCGCCATCATGAAGGAGGAAATATTCGGGCCCTTGCTTCCGATCCTCACG GTTGACAAGATCCACGAAAGCTTTGGTCTCATCAACTCAATGGCTAAGCCACTTGCAGCTTACCTCTTCACCAGGGACAGTGAGCTCCAGAACCAGTTCGAGGGGGCCATTTCTGCAGGAGGAATGCTCTTCAACGACACCAGCATACAT CTCACAAACCCATACCTGCCATTTGGAGGAGTTGGGGAGAGCGGCACGGGCGCCTACCATGGGAAGTTCAGCTTTGATGCTTTCAGCCACAGGAAGGCAGTCATGAATCGAGGCTTCGCCGGGGAGGCCAGGGCTAGGTACCCGCCCTACTCGGCACCAAAGCTCAAGATCCTCAAAGGAGTGCTTGAAGGCAAGCTGGGAGACATGATTCAGGCTATCCTGGGGTTCCCAAGAGGGAAATGA